A stretch of the Marivirga tractuosa DSM 4126 genome encodes the following:
- the rplD gene encoding 50S ribosomal protein L4: protein MELSILKHTGEDTGRKVSLSDAIFDIEPNDHAIYLDVKQKMANARQGTHKSKERAEISGSTRKIKKQKGTGTARAGSIKSPIFKGGGRVFGPRPKDYSFKLNKKLKAVARKSALTYKAKDQMISVLEGFTFNEVKTKNYTDMLNKLSLDSKKTLLVLPEVDKNIVLSGRNIKNTQVTTVDSLNTYDVLHADQLLFVEGSLEKIENLFK from the coding sequence ATGGAGCTTTCAATTTTAAAACATACAGGCGAAGACACCGGAAGAAAAGTTTCTTTATCGGATGCCATCTTTGATATAGAGCCAAATGATCACGCTATTTATTTAGACGTGAAACAGAAAATGGCTAATGCGAGACAAGGAACGCATAAATCTAAAGAGAGAGCAGAAATTTCTGGTTCAACTAGAAAAATTAAAAAGCAAAAAGGTACTGGTACAGCTCGTGCTGGTAGTATCAAATCACCAATTTTTAAAGGTGGTGGTAGAGTTTTTGGTCCAAGACCGAAAGACTACAGCTTTAAATTAAATAAAAAGTTAAAAGCTGTAGCTAGAAAATCAGCTTTAACTTATAAAGCAAAGGATCAGATGATATCTGTATTAGAAGGGTTTACTTTTAATGAGGTCAAAACCAAAAACTATACAGATATGCTGAATAAATTGTCTTTGGATTCAAAAAAGACACTTTTAGTTCTTCCAGAAGTAGATAAGAATATTGTATTGTCTGGAAGAAATATCAAAAATACGCAAGTAACTACAGTAGATTCATTAAATACATATGATGTACTTCATGCTGACCAGTTACTTTTCGTTGAAGGTTCTTTAGAGAAAATTGAAAACTTATTTAAGTAA
- the rplW gene encoding 50S ribosomal protein L23 yields the protein MSVLIKPLVTEKVSALNEKGKYGFVVDINANKIQIKAEVEKTYGVNVESINTMKYLGKQKSRYTKSRILTGRKPSFKKAIVTVAEGEVIDFYSEI from the coding sequence ATGAGCGTTTTAATAAAACCACTTGTTACGGAAAAAGTCTCAGCCCTCAACGAAAAAGGTAAATATGGATTTGTTGTAGATATAAATGCTAACAAAATCCAGATTAAAGCTGAGGTTGAAAAAACGTACGGTGTAAATGTAGAGAGCATCAATACTATGAAGTATTTGGGTAAGCAGAAATCTCGTTACACTAAGTCTAGGATTCTTACTGGTAGAAAGCCTAGTTTCAAAAAAGCAATTGTAACTGTAGCAGAAGGAGAGGTAATCGATTTCTACAGCGAAATTTAA
- the rplB gene encoding 50S ribosomal protein L2, whose protein sequence is MAVKKLRPVTAGQRYRLAPVYTELSKVAPEKSLLAPSKKSGGRNNSGRMTMRYLGGGHKQSLRIVDFKRNKFNIPAKVATLEYDPGRTAFIALLHYADGEKRYILAPNGLKVGETIISGKDIAPEVGNALPLSNIPLGTIIHNIEIKPGAGGAMSRSAGSYAQLLARDGKYATLKLPSGEMRLVLAACMATVGTVSNADHMIVKLGKAGRKRWLGRRPRTRAVVMNPVDHPMGGGEGKSSGGHPRSRKGLLAKGLKTRTPKKYSNKLIIGKKK, encoded by the coding sequence ATGGCAGTTAAAAAATTAAGACCAGTTACAGCTGGACAAAGATATAGGTTAGCACCGGTTTATACCGAGTTAAGTAAAGTGGCTCCTGAAAAGTCATTGCTTGCTCCAAGTAAGAAATCTGGTGGACGAAATAATTCTGGACGAATGACTATGCGCTACTTAGGTGGTGGTCATAAGCAAAGTTTAAGGATTGTAGACTTTAAAAGGAATAAATTTAACATCCCTGCTAAAGTAGCTACTTTAGAATACGATCCAGGAAGAACGGCTTTTATTGCGTTATTGCATTATGCTGATGGTGAGAAGAGATATATCTTAGCGCCAAACGGATTGAAAGTAGGAGAAACTATTATCTCGGGTAAGGATATTGCCCCTGAGGTAGGAAATGCATTACCATTGTCTAATATACCGTTAGGTACGATCATTCATAATATTGAGATCAAACCTGGTGCTGGTGGCGCTATGTCGAGAAGTGCAGGTTCATATGCACAATTATTGGCTAGAGATGGTAAGTATGCGACATTAAAATTACCTTCTGGTGAGATGAGATTAGTATTAGCAGCTTGTATGGCAACTGTTGGTACTGTTTCAAATGCCGATCACATGATTGTGAAATTAGGTAAGGCAGGTCGTAAACGTTGGTTAGGTCGTAGACCTAGAACAAGAGCGGTTGTTATGAACCCAGTTGATCATCCAATGGGTGGTGGTGAAGGTAAGTCTTCAGGAGGTCACCCAAGATCAAGAAAAGGTTTATTGGCTAAAGGTTTAAAAACCAGAACGCCTAAGAAATATTCCAATAAATTAATTATCGGTAAAAAGAAATAA
- the rpsS gene encoding 30S ribosomal protein S19: MARSLKKGPYIDFRLEKKVDTMNDSGKKSVIKTWSRRSMISPDFVGHTFAVHNGNKFIPVYVTENMVGHKLGEFSPTRNFRGHINKKDKGKR; this comes from the coding sequence ATGGCTAGATCGTTAAAAAAAGGACCTTATATTGACTTTCGTCTTGAGAAGAAGGTTGATACTATGAATGACTCCGGTAAGAAATCGGTTATCAAAACATGGTCAAGAAGATCTATGATTTCTCCTGATTTTGTTGGTCATACTTTTGCAGTACATAATGGAAATAAATTTATTCCTGTTTATGTAACTGAAAACATGGTTGGACACAAACTAGGCGAGTTTTCTCCCACTAGAAACTTCAGGGGTCATATAAATAAAAAAGATAAAGGTAAGAGATAA